From Cellvibrio zantedeschiae, the proteins below share one genomic window:
- a CDS encoding CsiV family protein has product MLTKKYSTLVLLKIGLMLLLGNLNAHAQTATEGLQTHERMYQVELIVFARAETNPQEHWPTDVKLSYPENLVSLKNESNPDGFSLLPSAERSLNSQAATLARSGTYTLLYHQAWRQMIYARKTNIFISGGKTFGGHQELEGSIALSVGQFLKIQTNLWLSQFVPAGTNLTDTWPELPSLPFTDTAQSDKNQDYLIKRIVKVSQDRSMRSNEVHYIDHPLLGIIVKIIPYEPDSKTN; this is encoded by the coding sequence ATGCTGACAAAAAAATATTCAACGCTTGTGCTATTAAAAATCGGTTTAATGTTGCTGCTTGGCAACCTCAACGCGCATGCTCAAACTGCAACAGAAGGTCTGCAAACCCACGAACGCATGTATCAGGTAGAGCTTATTGTTTTTGCGCGCGCCGAAACCAATCCGCAAGAACATTGGCCAACAGATGTTAAATTGAGTTATCCGGAAAATTTAGTCAGCTTGAAAAATGAAAGCAATCCGGATGGATTTTCGTTATTGCCTTCCGCCGAGCGATCATTAAATTCACAAGCGGCAACTTTAGCGAGAAGTGGCACCTATACCCTGCTTTACCATCAAGCCTGGCGTCAAATGATTTATGCTCGTAAAACCAATATTTTTATTAGTGGCGGTAAAACCTTCGGTGGACATCAAGAGTTGGAAGGCAGCATTGCACTGAGCGTTGGCCAGTTTTTAAAAATCCAAACGAATTTATGGCTGTCGCAATTTGTACCCGCTGGTACAAACTTGACCGACACTTGGCCGGAATTGCCTTCCCTGCCCTTTACTGACACGGCTCAATCGGATAAAAATCAGGATTATTTGATCAAACGCATAGTGAAAGTGAGCCAGGATCGTAGTATGCGCAGTAACGAAGTTCACTATATAGATCATCCACTGCTGGGTATTATTGTTAAAATTATCCCCTACGAACCTGACAGCAAAACGAATTAA
- the pgm gene encoding phosphoglucomutase (alpha-D-glucose-1,6-bisphosphate-dependent), with product MSTSPYAGKLLPKEMLVDVTLLTAAYYDKKPDPGIAEQRVSFGTSGHRGSSFKTSFNENHVLAITQAICDYRAQAGITGPLYVGIDTHALSEPAQISAVEVFAANGVDIFLASGGEFTPTPAISHAILTYNKGRTTGLADGVVITPSHNPPDNGGYKYNPTNGGPADSDVTNWMQARANELLENNLRDVKRMEYRVAIKAPSTHYHDYVSHYVRDLINVVDMSAIRDAGVRLGVDPLGGAGLRYWSAIADFYKIDLHLINQIIDPTFEFMTADWDGKIRMDPSSSYTMQGLLAKRNDYQVAFACDADHDRHGIVTPSVGLLPPNHYLSVAIQYLFSNRPQWSATTAIGKTAVSSSMIDRVAEKLGRRLHEVPVGFKWFAPGLFDGSLGFGGEESAGASFLRVDGRVWTTDKDGLIPALLAGEIVAKTGRDPGEHYKALADEFGYAAESRVEAPANTAQKKALSKLSPDQITSTELAGEKIESIITNAPGNNAAIGGIKVSSKSGWFAARPSGTEDIYKIYAESFKGKEHLQQLIAEAQLIVDKAIS from the coding sequence ATGAGTACTAGTCCATACGCGGGAAAATTATTACCGAAAGAAATGTTGGTGGATGTCACCTTGCTGACCGCTGCTTATTACGATAAAAAGCCAGATCCTGGCATTGCGGAACAACGTGTAAGTTTTGGAACCTCTGGCCATCGCGGCTCATCGTTCAAAACCAGCTTCAATGAAAATCACGTATTGGCCATCACCCAGGCAATTTGTGATTACCGTGCTCAAGCCGGCATTACTGGTCCACTTTATGTTGGGATTGATACGCACGCATTATCAGAACCTGCGCAGATTAGTGCAGTTGAAGTTTTTGCAGCAAACGGCGTTGATATTTTCTTAGCCAGCGGCGGAGAGTTCACACCAACCCCGGCTATTTCACATGCAATTCTTACATACAACAAAGGCCGTACCACTGGTTTGGCAGATGGAGTAGTTATTACACCGTCGCACAATCCACCTGATAATGGTGGGTACAAATATAATCCCACCAACGGCGGCCCGGCCGATTCAGATGTCACCAACTGGATGCAAGCACGCGCTAATGAATTGTTGGAAAATAATTTACGCGATGTAAAACGCATGGAATATCGCGTTGCTATCAAAGCGCCGAGTACTCACTATCATGATTACGTTAGCCACTACGTTAGGGATTTAATTAATGTGGTGGACATGAGTGCGATTCGCGACGCAGGTGTTCGCTTGGGCGTAGATCCCTTAGGCGGCGCAGGTTTGCGTTACTGGAGTGCAATTGCCGATTTTTACAAAATTGATTTGCATTTAATTAATCAAATTATTGATCCCACATTTGAATTTATGACGGCAGATTGGGACGGAAAAATTCGCATGGATCCATCGTCTTCTTACACCATGCAAGGCCTGCTCGCTAAACGTAATGATTATCAAGTTGCCTTCGCGTGCGATGCTGACCACGACCGTCACGGGATTGTAACGCCCAGCGTAGGACTCTTACCGCCCAATCATTATCTGTCAGTAGCAATTCAATATTTATTTTCAAATCGTCCTCAATGGAGCGCCACTACCGCGATTGGTAAAACGGCTGTAAGCAGCTCGATGATTGATCGTGTTGCAGAAAAATTAGGTCGTCGCTTGCACGAAGTGCCAGTTGGTTTTAAATGGTTTGCCCCCGGCTTATTTGACGGCTCACTAGGCTTTGGTGGTGAAGAAAGTGCTGGCGCATCTTTCTTGCGTGTTGATGGCCGCGTGTGGACGACCGATAAAGATGGTTTGATTCCTGCGTTATTGGCGGGTGAAATTGTTGCAAAAACCGGTCGTGACCCAGGTGAACATTACAAAGCCCTTGCAGATGAATTTGGTTACGCAGCAGAGAGCCGCGTAGAAGCTCCAGCAAACACCGCTCAGAAAAAAGCGCTGTCAAAACTGTCCCCAGATCAAATCACTTCAACAGAATTGGCGGGCGAAAAAATCGAAAGTATTATTACCAATGCGCCAGGAAATAATGCTGCCATTGGTGGGATTAAAGTGTCCAGCAAGAGCGGTTGGTTTGCGGCGCGTCCGTCTGGCACTGAAGATATTTACAAAATTTACGCCGAAAGCTTTAAAGGAAAAGAGCATTTACAGCAATTAATTGCAGAAGCGCAATTAATTGTGGATAAAGCCATAAGCTAA
- a CDS encoding MFS transporter, translating to MPNTPDVSQQLPYWRLSSFYFFYFAVVGSLTPYWGVYLKSLGYSSQDVGFITAIILGTRIIAPNFWGWLADKTQRRLQIIRQGSAIACVFFAGVLISNHYAWLVLVISCYTFFWHAVLPQFEVITLSYLGNQYQRYGQIRLWGSVGFIAAVVGLGLLFDFLPIRFLPLAILSFLLLIFLSSLSLKAVPVTKTFESTNGFLNLVKQPAMICFLFASFLLQLSHGPYYTFYSLYLQEGYGYSSTSTGLLWALGVLAEVAIFLVMPKIMHRFNVRNLLLITFFITACRWYLIGYCAEWLWVLLFAQLLHAVSFGVAHAASIEIVRSHFKGAHQGQGQALYSSLGFGAGGAVGALIGGLLWDHSASLTFLVASLSSLSAFVISYFGLHLNKPQTT from the coding sequence ATGCCCAATACTCCTGACGTCTCACAACAGCTTCCGTATTGGCGTCTCTCCAGTTTTTATTTTTTCTATTTTGCTGTGGTGGGTTCATTAACGCCTTATTGGGGCGTTTATTTAAAATCCCTCGGTTATAGCTCACAAGATGTAGGTTTTATAACCGCTATTATTTTGGGGACTCGCATCATCGCCCCGAATTTTTGGGGTTGGCTCGCAGATAAAACTCAGCGTAGGTTGCAAATTATTCGTCAGGGAAGCGCTATTGCCTGCGTATTTTTTGCGGGTGTTTTAATTAGCAATCATTACGCCTGGCTGGTTTTGGTAATTAGTTGTTACACCTTTTTCTGGCACGCGGTTTTACCGCAATTTGAAGTCATTACCTTGTCATATCTCGGCAATCAATATCAGCGCTATGGTCAAATACGTTTATGGGGATCTGTTGGTTTTATCGCGGCGGTTGTGGGGTTGGGCTTGTTGTTTGATTTCTTACCTATTCGATTTTTACCTCTTGCCATTTTAAGTTTTCTATTATTGATTTTTCTATCAAGCTTATCGTTAAAAGCGGTTCCAGTAACCAAAACGTTTGAATCTACCAATGGTTTTTTGAATTTGGTAAAACAGCCTGCAATGATTTGCTTTTTATTTGCGAGTTTTTTACTGCAATTAAGTCATGGCCCTTATTACACTTTTTATAGTTTGTATCTACAAGAGGGCTATGGTTATTCGAGTACTTCCACCGGGCTTTTGTGGGCTTTAGGTGTGTTGGCAGAGGTAGCGATCTTTTTAGTTATGCCTAAAATTATGCATCGATTTAATGTGCGTAATCTTTTACTGATTACATTTTTCATAACAGCATGTCGTTGGTATCTCATTGGTTACTGTGCTGAGTGGCTGTGGGTGTTGTTATTTGCACAGTTATTACATGCGGTGAGTTTTGGTGTTGCGCACGCAGCGTCTATCGAAATTGTTCGTAGCCATTTTAAAGGTGCACATCAAGGTCAAGGGCAGGCGCTTTACAGTTCGCTTGGCTTTGGGGCAGGTGGTGCCGTGGGCGCTTTAATTGGTGGTTTATTATGGGACCACAGCGCAAGTCTTACTTTTTTGGTGGCCAGCCTTTCTTCGCTCAGTGCTTTTGTTATCAGTTATTTTGGGCTACATTTAAATAAGCCACAAACAACCTAA
- a CDS encoding amidohydrolase — MQNLKLALIQQEIVPNNPQLNLDTFAKAISNLEDVDLIILPEVFTTGFCSNARNYAERVDGTAYQWMADQAKRLNAVVTGSLVVKVDDTHFNRLVWMRPDGSYVQYDKRHLFRMAGEHERYACGNERVLVELNGWRILPLICYDLRFPVWSRNCNDYDLAIYVANWPSARSLHWNRLLQARAIENLSYVAGVNRVGMDEKHQHYSGDSSVYSSLGEVVFTSQEPGAFVVELFADKLKEHRTNFPAYMDADTFEIKV, encoded by the coding sequence ATGCAAAACCTTAAACTTGCTCTTATTCAACAAGAAATTGTTCCGAATAATCCTCAACTTAATCTTGATACCTTTGCGAAAGCAATAAGCAATCTGGAGGATGTTGACCTCATTATTCTCCCTGAAGTTTTTACTACGGGTTTTTGTAGCAATGCGCGCAATTATGCCGAACGTGTAGATGGAACGGCTTATCAATGGATGGCCGATCAGGCTAAACGATTGAATGCGGTTGTTACAGGCAGTTTGGTGGTTAAAGTCGACGATACGCATTTTAATCGCCTCGTTTGGATGCGTCCGGACGGAAGTTACGTGCAATATGACAAACGGCATTTATTTCGTATGGCTGGCGAGCATGAACGCTATGCTTGTGGAAATGAGCGCGTGTTGGTCGAGTTAAACGGCTGGAGAATTCTGCCGCTTATTTGTTATGACTTGCGTTTCCCGGTGTGGAGCCGCAATTGCAACGATTATGATTTAGCTATTTACGTTGCCAACTGGCCGAGTGCGCGCTCGCTACATTGGAATCGTTTGCTGCAAGCACGTGCTATAGAAAACCTAAGTTATGTTGCAGGTGTCAATCGTGTTGGAATGGATGAAAAACATCAACACTATTCTGGCGATTCCAGTGTATACAGTTCATTGGGAGAGGTGGTGTTCACATCACAAGAGCCTGGTGCATTTGTCGTGGAGCTATTCGCAGATAAGCTAAAAGAGCATCGTACAAATTTTCCTGCCTATATGGATGCTGATACTTTTGAAATTAAAGTGTGA
- the folE gene encoding GTP cyclohydrolase I FolE, with protein MKEHFANIITSIGEDLNRPGLQDTPARAAKAFQFLTRGYHQTLDEVVNGALFPSDSNEMILVKDIELYSMCEHHLLPFIGKAHVAYIPTGKVLGLSKVARIVDMYARRLQIQEQLTTQIAESILKITGASGVGVIIEAKHMCMMMRGVEKQNSLMKTSAMLGGFRSSQATRMEFLSLVN; from the coding sequence ATGAAAGAACATTTTGCGAACATTATTACCAGCATTGGGGAAGATCTAAACCGCCCCGGTTTGCAAGATACGCCCGCGCGTGCCGCCAAGGCTTTCCAATTTTTAACCCGTGGCTACCACCAAACACTGGATGAAGTTGTTAACGGTGCTTTATTTCCTTCCGATTCGAATGAAATGATTTTGGTTAAGGATATTGAGCTTTACTCCATGTGTGAACATCACTTATTGCCGTTTATCGGCAAAGCGCATGTTGCTTACATTCCAACAGGAAAAGTACTTGGGCTATCCAAAGTTGCACGCATTGTTGATATGTACGCCCGCCGTTTACAAATTCAAGAACAACTGACTACGCAAATTGCAGAATCGATTTTAAAAATCACTGGCGCAAGCGGTGTTGGCGTTATCATCGAAGCTAAACACATGTGTATGATGATGCGCGGTGTTGAAAAACAAAACTCGCTGATGAAAACCTCTGCTATGCTCGGCGGCTTCCGCAGCAGCCAAGCGACACGCATGGAGTTTTTGTCGCTGGTTAATTAA
- the aroC gene encoding chorismate synthase — protein MSGNTYGKLFTVTTFGESHGLALGAIVDGCPPGLSLTEEDLQIDLDRRKPGTSRYTTQRREDDLVKILSGVFEGKTTGTPIGLMIENTDQRSKDYSNIKDQFRPAHADYTYMQKYGVRDYRGGGRSSARETAVRVAAGAIAKKYLKDFYGIEVRGYLSQLGPIKIESVDWDQVEQNPFFCPDASKVPEMEAFMQALNKEGDSIGAKITVVATNVPPGLGEPIFDRLDAEIAHALMSINAVKGVEIGEGFGVVDQRGSQHRDEITPEGFLSNNAGGILGGISSGQDIIANIALKPTSSLHIPGRSVDVHGDPVEVITKGRHDPCVGIRATPIAEAMLALVLMDHMLRHRGQNGAVKHSVPVIPASVKK, from the coding sequence ATGTCTGGTAACACCTACGGTAAATTATTTACAGTAACTACATTTGGCGAAAGCCACGGTCTTGCTCTCGGCGCTATTGTTGATGGCTGCCCACCCGGTTTGTCGTTGACAGAAGAAGATTTGCAGATTGATTTGGATCGTCGCAAACCCGGTACCTCACGTTATACCACTCAACGTCGTGAAGATGATTTGGTGAAAATTTTATCTGGTGTATTTGAAGGCAAAACAACCGGTACCCCAATTGGTTTAATGATCGAAAACACTGATCAACGCTCCAAAGACTATTCCAATATTAAAGATCAATTCCGCCCGGCGCATGCGGATTACACCTACATGCAAAAATACGGTGTGCGCGATTATCGCGGTGGTGGTCGCTCATCAGCGCGTGAAACTGCTGTGCGTGTTGCCGCTGGCGCTATCGCGAAAAAATATTTAAAAGATTTTTACGGAATTGAAGTTCGCGGTTATTTATCACAACTCGGGCCTATCAAAATCGAATCAGTCGATTGGGACCAGGTTGAACAAAATCCTTTCTTCTGCCCCGATGCAAGCAAAGTTCCAGAAATGGAAGCTTTTATGCAAGCGCTCAATAAAGAAGGCGATTCCATTGGCGCGAAGATCACCGTAGTTGCAACCAATGTTCCGCCGGGCTTAGGCGAACCTATTTTTGATCGTTTGGATGCAGAAATTGCACATGCATTAATGAGTATTAATGCGGTTAAAGGTGTAGAGATTGGTGAAGGTTTTGGTGTGGTTGATCAGCGCGGTAGCCAACATCGCGACGAAATAACACCGGAAGGTTTTTTATCTAACAATGCAGGCGGTATTTTGGGCGGTATTTCTTCCGGCCAGGATATTATTGCCAATATTGCGTTAAAACCAACGTCGAGTTTGCATATTCCCGGCCGAAGTGTTGATGTGCACGGCGATCCTGTTGAGGTAATTACTAAAGGTCGCCACGATCCTTGTGTTGGTATTCGTGCAACACCTATTGCAGAAGCAATGCTAGCTTTAGTATTGATGGATCATATGTTGCGTCATCGTGGCCAGAATGGTGCAGTAAAGCATTCCGTTCCTGTAATTCCCGCAAGCGTAAAAAAGTAG
- the prmB gene encoding 50S ribosomal protein L3 N(5)-glutamine methyltransferase, whose translation MASTLDLCDELLTLRDFIRWGASEFTAAKLYFGHGTDNAWDEAEQLVLHAVHLTPPLSNEWLSSRLTRVERERVLENLLRRIEERIPAAYITGQAWFAGLPFIVDERVLVPRSPIGELIQKQFSPWLTSEPAQILDLCTGSGCIGIACAYAFPEAEVQLSDISFDALAVAEENIQQHDLEDRVFAMQSDLFANLAGQKFDLIVSNPPYVNAEDLASMPAEYHAEPEVGLGSGDDGLDFTRRLLKEAANYLTDEGVLIVEVGNSWVALEAAFPELPFTWIEFERGGHGVFMLRKQDLQSAF comes from the coding sequence ATGGCAAGCACCCTTGATCTATGCGATGAATTATTAACCTTGCGCGATTTCATTCGTTGGGGGGCTAGCGAGTTTACTGCAGCAAAACTCTATTTTGGTCACGGTACAGACAATGCCTGGGATGAAGCTGAACAGCTGGTATTGCATGCGGTTCATCTTACTCCACCTTTGTCGAACGAATGGCTGAGTTCACGGCTCACGCGTGTTGAGCGCGAACGAGTGTTAGAAAATTTATTGCGTCGTATTGAGGAGCGTATTCCTGCGGCCTACATAACAGGGCAAGCATGGTTTGCGGGCCTGCCTTTTATAGTTGATGAGCGCGTGTTGGTGCCACGCTCGCCAATTGGCGAATTAATCCAGAAGCAATTCTCGCCCTGGTTAACTAGCGAACCCGCGCAAATTCTGGATTTGTGTACGGGTAGCGGTTGTATAGGTATTGCTTGCGCTTACGCGTTTCCTGAAGCGGAAGTTCAATTGAGCGATATTTCATTTGATGCGCTCGCAGTTGCCGAAGAAAATATTCAACAACACGATTTGGAAGATCGGGTTTTTGCAATGCAATCAGATTTGTTTGCCAATCTTGCGGGGCAAAAATTTGATTTAATCGTGTCAAATCCTCCCTATGTTAATGCTGAGGATTTGGCAAGCATGCCTGCGGAATATCACGCGGAACCCGAAGTTGGTTTGGGCTCTGGAGATGACGGATTAGATTTCACTCGTCGACTATTAAAAGAAGCCGCTAATTATTTAACGGATGAGGGTGTGTTGATTGTAGAAGTCGGAAATTCCTGGGTTGCATTAGAAGCTGCTTTCCCTGAATTACCTTTCACATGGATTGAATTTGAACGAGGCGGGCACGGTGTTTTTATGTTGCGCAAACAAGATTTGCAATCGGCGTTTTAA
- a CDS encoding alpha/beta hydrolase, with protein MMTKKHTAALILIAAMSCLAWADDAQKPRQPGEYPHTADSLEQPNVPSGKLEGPFEFHSKVFAGTVRQYWIYLPANYKPKAKTKPSLLVFQDGQRATNPKGSLRVPEVLDNLIHQKAIPQTIGVFITPGNTSEHYPDNLGMSNPNHRAPEYDALSDDYSRFLIDELLPEIAKKYPYNPSPEEHLIGGTSSGAICAFTVAWHRPDVFRKVISIIGSYTSIGYVPATADKPLVAGGDIYPGMIRKSPIRPMRIFLQDGSNDLDNEHGNWFLANQQMLLSLQWANANADKTGDKGPRYDINHVWGDGAHSDQHGGSLLPDILRWMWRDKTK; from the coding sequence ATGATGACGAAAAAACATACAGCGGCACTGATATTAATCGCAGCGATGAGCTGTTTAGCCTGGGCAGACGATGCCCAAAAACCGCGCCAACCGGGTGAATACCCACACACTGCCGATTCTCTTGAGCAGCCCAATGTTCCCAGTGGCAAGCTGGAAGGCCCCTTTGAATTTCACAGCAAAGTTTTTGCAGGCACTGTAAGGCAATACTGGATTTACCTGCCCGCAAATTACAAACCTAAAGCGAAAACGAAGCCGAGCCTCTTGGTGTTTCAGGACGGCCAACGCGCCACTAATCCTAAAGGCTCACTACGAGTACCTGAAGTGCTTGATAATTTGATTCACCAGAAGGCGATTCCGCAAACCATTGGCGTGTTTATTACGCCCGGCAACACTAGCGAGCATTACCCCGATAATTTGGGCATGTCCAACCCCAATCACCGCGCGCCTGAATACGATGCCTTGAGCGACGATTACTCGCGGTTTTTGATTGATGAGCTTCTGCCAGAAATCGCAAAAAAATATCCATACAACCCTAGCCCTGAAGAACACCTTATTGGCGGTACCAGTAGCGGTGCGATTTGTGCATTTACAGTGGCTTGGCACAGGCCTGATGTTTTCCGCAAAGTGATCAGTATTATCGGCAGCTATACATCTATAGGTTATGTGCCCGCAACTGCTGACAAACCTTTGGTTGCTGGTGGAGATATTTATCCCGGAATGATTCGTAAATCACCTATTCGTCCTATGCGAATTTTCTTACAAGATGGCAGCAATGATCTCGATAACGAACATGGCAACTGGTTTTTAGCCAACCAACAAATGTTGTTGTCTTTGCAGTGGGCAAACGCGAATGCGGATAAAACCGGTGATAAAGGCCCTCGTTACGATATCAATCATGTATGGGGCGACGGTGCACATTCTGATCAGCACGGCGGTAGTTTGTTGCCAGATATTTTGCGCTGGATGTGGCGAGATAAAACCAAATGA